In the Nothobranchius furzeri strain GRZ-AD chromosome 15, NfurGRZ-RIMD1, whole genome shotgun sequence genome, one interval contains:
- the fbln2 gene encoding fibulin-2: protein MLTVIFLCVLVLCVDDCRSQEDCTGITCPVLQNCIETVLENGACCPKCTQKGCTCEGYQYYDCIQAGFQKGKVPDGESYFVDFGSTECSCPQGGGKISCHFIPCPEISPNCIDVLQPADGCPQCGRIGCVHGNKKYEAGHSFQMDQCQVCHCPNDGGRLMCSPIPGCDLQGVNQPTGETTTDSSPWRDISRGHDTRQTSPAEPFSKLALGNSLPLYKQDPPSFGSEDYDYMLAEPTSSSTPNLAQTPDSSTVPSAYQETTSDTFISYDGSRNEMRETETIQSTVRSMESTSARALSNATTPLTTATMQRADAETHRRQHEVGEKPTRHKNHRNMRVEHLEQQKHSQIQAGNQGRSFSVYLSPQEQVSVEQRSSLGREEPTVRLSPTGRAPIRMKDREEALRHTLSLHKPQPQEPEVSVSELVKSCCETGGKWASVNGRCNSTEPPTGDRRSVCWTAQQQCCFSSLKESQCLAGVKAAQAGSLCEEDASSKCGIDSFKECCSCCSLGLQLHKQGHGCEAHHYMGFHCQHIFLSCCRGEQESPTVRERPALDSTLPLRKVSDSLYPKEAFSIGAEREGENAVEGPVEVEDMDECLIYEGNICHHRCINTPGSYRCECFPGYALQEDAFTCAQETVDEENKLQEDDRTEAEKTTSPLPPPHQPGVLLNPCEGDSICEQQCTPVGGRPQCSCLPGFSLRADGHSCEDINECLSPRACQFNERCVNTAGSFVCQRLITCAPGYQIISDTCEDINECVQRSHNCGDGFECVNTEGSFRCEPKPRCPVGFSQDSQGNCIDIDECGLLTQPCGSGFTCVNTVGSYVCNRKIICSRGYKPSPDGSRCVDVTECESGLHRCGEGQLCHNLPGSYRCECQTGYQLDAQRMCVDINECWRYPGRLCAQTCENTPGSYRCSCTSGFRLSADGKNCEDVNECLTNPCSQECANVYGSYQCYCRKGYYLREDGHTCEDIDECSQSLGHLCTYKCVNVPGSYQCACPESGYSMSPNGRSCRDIDECATGAHNCSLAETCYNIQGGYRCLSLSCPPDYRQVSDTRCERISCPNALECQNSPQRITYYYLSFQSNILIPAQIFRIGPSPAYSGDNVIVSITQGNEGNYFSTRKLNAYTGAVYLQRQVQGPRDFLITVEMKLWRQGKFTTFQARIYVFITADSL from the exons ATGCTAACAGTAATATTTTTGTGCGTGTTGGTGTTGTGTGTGGACGACTGCCGAAGCCAGGAGGACTGCACCGGTATAACCTGCCCCGTTCTGCAGAACTGCATCGAAACCGTTTTGGAGAACGGCGCCTGTTGTCCCAAATGCACACAAAAGGGGTGCACCTGCGAGGGGTACCAGTACTATGACTGCATCCAAGCAGGCTTCCAGAAAGGGAAAGTCCCGGACGGGGAATCCTACTTTGTGGATTTCGGAAGCACCGAATGCTCCTGTCCCCAGGGAGGAGGAAAGATAAGCTGTCATTTTATCCCATGCCCTGAAATTTCCCCCAACTGCATTGATGTTTTACAACCTGCAGATGGATGTCCACAGTGTGGGCGTATCGGCTGTGTCCATGGCAACAAGAAATATGAGGCGGGACACTCCTTTCAGATGGACCAGTGTCAGGTTTGCCACTGTCCAAACGATGGGGGCCGGTTAATGTGCTCGCCCATCCCTGGTTGTGACCTGCAGGGTGTTAATCAACCCACAGGGGAGACGACCACTGACAGCAGTCCATGGAGAGACATTAGCCGCGGTCACGACACACGACAAACCTCTCCAGCAGAACCCTTTTCCAAGCTTGCACTAGGAAATTCTCTTCCACTGTATAAGCAGGACCCACCCAGTTTTGGCTCGGAGGATTATGACTACATGCTGGCAGAACCAACATCTTCCAGCACTCCAAATCTGGCCCAAACACCAGACTCCTCCACAGTACCTTCAGCTTACCAGGAAACAACCTCTGATACTTTCATCTCTTATGATGGCAGCAGGAATGAGATGAGGGAGACTGAAACAATCCAAAGTACAGTGAGAAGCATGGAGTCCACCTCAGCCAGAGCTCTAAGCAATGCAAcaacaccgcttacaaccgccacCATGCAGAGAGCCGACGCAGAGACCCATAGGCGGCAACATGAAGTCGGAGAAAAACCCACGAGGCACAAAAATCACAGAAACATGAGGGTGGAACACTTGGAGCAGCAGAAACACAGTCAGATCCAAGCAGGAAACCAGGGTCGCTCCTTTTCTGTCTACCTTTCTCCTCAAGAACAAGTGTCAGTGGAACAAAGGAGCTCGTTAGGAAGAGAGGAGCCCACAGTCCGTCTCAGTCCCACCGGTAGAGCTCCGATCAGGATGAAGGACCGCGAGGAGGCTCTGAGACACACCCTAAGCCTCCACAAGCCCCAGCCTCAGGAACCAGAAG TTTCTGTCAGCGAGCTGGTGAAGAGCTGCTGTGAAACTGGGGGGAAATGGGCTTCGGTTAATGGTCGCTGCAACAGCACGGAGCCTCCAACAGGAGACAGGCGCTCAGTCTGCTG GACTGCACAACAACAGTGCTGCTTCAGCTCTCTGAAAGAAAGCCAGTGCTTGGCTGGAGTTAAAGCAGCCCAAGCAGGAAGCTTATGTGAAGAGGATGCCAGCAGTAAATGTGGAATTGATTCTTTTAAG gagtgctgcagctgctgctctctcgggCTGCAGTTGCACAAACAGGGGCATGGCTGTGAAGCCCACCACTACATGGGCTTCCACTGCCAACACATCTTCCTAAGCTGCTGCAGGGGGGAGCAGGAGAGCCCCACAGTCAGAGAGAGACCTGCTCTGGACTCTACCCTGCCTCTGAGAAAAG TATCAGACAGCCTGTACCCTAAAGAGGCCTTCTCCATCGGTGCGGAGCGGGAGGGCGAGAATGCCGTCGAGGGTCCTGTTGAGGTGGAGGACATGGATGAGTGCCTGATATATGAGGGCAACATCTGTCACCACAGGTGCATCAACACGCCTGGCTCCTACCGGTGCGAGTGCTTTCCCGGGTACGCGCTACAAGAGGACGCTTTCACTTGTGCACAAG AGACTGTGGATGAGGAGAACAAACTGCAGGAGGATGACAGAACAGAGGCGGAGAAGACCACCTCTCCACTTCCACCTCCCCACCAGCCCGGGGTCCTGCTCAACCCCTGTGAAG GCGACAGCATCTGTGAGCAACAGTGCACCCCAGTGGGAGGAAGGCCACAGTGCTCCTGTCTGCCAGGGTTCTCCCTCAGAGCTGATGGACACTCTTGTGAAG ACATAAACGAGTGTTTGTCTCCACGTGCCTGCCAGTTTAATGAGCGCTGCGTGAATACTGCAGGGAGTTTTGTCTGCCAGAGACTGATCACCTGCGCCCCTGGATACCAGATCATCAGTGACACTTGTGAAG ACATCAACGAGTGTGTGCAGAGGAGTCACAACTGCGGCGATGGTTTTGAGTGTGTGAACACGGAGGGCTCGTTCAGGTGTGAGCCCAAACCCCGCTGCCCCGTAGGCTTCAGTCAGGACTCCCAGGGTAACTGCATAG ACATTGACGAGTGTGGCCTTTTGACCCAGCCGTGCGGTTCAGGATTTACCTGTGTCAACACGGTGGGATCCTACGTGTGCAACAGGAAGATAATATGCAGCCGGGGCTACAAGCCCAGTCCTGATGGGTCCAGATGTGTTG ATGTGACTGAATGTGAGAGCGGCCTGCATCGATGTGGAGAGGGTCAGCTGTGCCACAATTTGCCTGGTTCTTATCGCTGCGAGTGCCAGACAGGCTACCAGCTGGACGCCCAGAGGATGTGCGTAG ATATAAACGAGTGCTGGCGCTACCCTGGCCGTCTGTGTGCCCAGACCTGTGAGAACACCCCGGGCTCCTACCGATGCTCGTGCACCTCTGGTTTCCGCTTATCTGCTGATGGCAAGAACTGTGAAG ATGTGAACGAGTGTCTGACCAACCCTTGCAGTCAGGAATGTGCTAACGTCTACGGGTCCTACCAGTGCTACTGCAGAAAGGGCTACTACCTCAGGGAGGATGGACACACCTGTGAAG ATATTGATGAATGCTCTCAGAGCCTCGGCCATCTGTGCACCTACAAGTGTGTGAACGTTCCTGGTAGTTACCAGTGTGCTTGCCCTGAATCCGGATACAGCATGTCTCCCAATGGACGATCCTGCAGAG ATATCGATGAGTGTGCCACAGGGGCCCACAACTGCTCTCTTGCTGAGACCTGCTACAACATTCAAGGAGGGTACCGCTGCCTCTCTCTGAGCTGTCCCCCTGACTACCGCCAGGTGTCTGACAC ACGCTGTGAGCGGATCAGCTGTCCCAACGCCCTGGAGTGTCAGAACTCTCCACAGAGAATCACCTACTACTACCTCAGCTTCCAGTCCAACATCCTCATCCCCGCTCAGATCTTCCGTATTGGACCGTCGCCCGCCTACTCCGGGGACAACGTGATTGTTTCCATCACGCAGGGCAACGAGGGGAACTACTTCAGCACCAGGAAGCTGAACGCCTACACAGGTGCGGTGTACTTACAGCGACAGGTCCAGGGGCCAAGGGACTTTCTAATCACGGTGGAGATGAAGCTTTGGAGGCAAGGGAAGTTTACCACCTTCCAGGCCAGGATCTATGTTTTCATCACAGCCGACTCCCTCTAA